Proteins from a single region of Punica granatum isolate Tunisia-2019 chromosome 8, ASM765513v2, whole genome shotgun sequence:
- the LOC116188798 gene encoding uncharacterized protein LOC116188798: MARSVSFPHLDRVTPPLEEINHIWAHLHQVNRNYISTFVGDIPMLAMCRVDWNFLGAAVTFWDPVHAVFNIQENDDFTDSPPVESSASSGAPVPDMTIQAELANLRAERDRLRREIAEKNEQLSDRHQLQKELAQTRAQLQKRDQELAQANAALERVKKRACVGGQPSSAADDRARIAVLESMEQRLKKLEENIRALQSGGSRLDAGDGDWSLFPGMQLPPKIKVPEFQSLAGAALDWYMSLKTADIPTWADLSSKFIDQYRYRAETPPTLLELSTMEMTGAYYLHLLAHTSSFSNLIDAGKKLDIGIKLGKIEGPAEKKEGESSKRAATGTTGNRRGKDTSVNAVNSGHQAPQQYSISYTPAPPATQAYAPPSVHYQQQPPTQQAYYSAPPASFPSSVPQQYAHNYAPAPPPIQQSKPLASRTPQPVQRAPVPQDQQGIATQTRRKQFTPLPAPLSHIYRQLLAGNKIRSIAPNPDFDPTIQDQSRRCEYHQGAPGHTIDNCWKLRERIQQMIDDKQLTFNAVKPPNVQSNLLPNHGSSSGPSINMIGICAIGEYETGQEEPAPFVIEYVPAETGVGYAGFDATPAPFVIEVPAREPYQDSKVPWTYEGSVGNLEHQFSVMSVTRSGRVYENPKATNKGKALAMPEVAPEASSIPQKKVTKEKAEAFMKIIKASEYKVVEQMAKSPAHISLLALLLGSEPHREALLRVLTAAQIPKETAPERIEETISSIFSNNISFSDDELPSEGWAHSRALHIMNVDFNRIRSSKTAVRAFDGSRREVNGEIDLVIEVGPCSFAVTFQVLDIPNAFSLLLGRPWIHAASAVPSSLHQMIKFIAEDRFITVKGEEDYAIYKETAVPYITIEWDEECQKAFDTIKTYLAQPPVLVPPTPDRPLILYLTVHRQSL; encoded by the exons atgGCGCGCTCGGTCTCCTTTCCACACCTCGACAGGGTCACGCCACCACTTGAGGAAATCAATCACATCTGGGCTCATCTACATCAGGTCAACCGCAACTACATCAGTACCTTTGTTGGGGATATACCAATGCTAGCTATGTGCCGAGTGGATTGGAACTTCTTGGGAGCAGCGGTGACATTTTGGGACCCAGTCCACGCCGTTTTCAACATCCAAG AGAATGATGATTTCACAGATTCCCCTCCAGTAGAAAGTAGCGCATCATCCGGGGCACCGGTACCGGACATGAccatccaagccgagctcGCCAATCTCAGGGCTGAAAGAGATCGCCTCCGGCGAGAGATCGCCGAGAAGAATGAGCAGCTGAGCGATCGGCACCAACTACAGAAGGAACTTGCACAGACCCGCGCCCAACTCCAGAAGCGTGACCAGGAGTTGGCGCAAGCGAACGCTGCCTTGGAAAGGGTCAAGAAGAGGGCCTGTGTAG GAGGGCAGCCATCTTCCGCAGCTGATGATCGTGCACGTATTGCAGTACTTGAGAGCATG GAACAAAGATTGAAGAAGTTGGAAGAGAATATTCGAGCCCTACAATCAGGCGGCTCCCGCCTCGATGCCGGCGACGGCGATTGGAGTCTCTTCCCAGGTATGCAGCTACCTCCAAAGATTAAGGTGCCTGAATTCCAGAG TTTGGCAGGAGCGGCTCTGGATTGGTACATGTCACTGAAAACTGCGGATATCCCCACGTGGGCAGACCTCTCGagcaaattcatcgaccaATACAGGTACCGTGCGGAGACGCCCCCGACTCTGCTGGAGCTCAGCACGATGGAGATGACCG GGGCTTACTACTTGCACTTGTTGGCCCACACGTCTTCATTCTCCAACCTTATCGACGCCGGAAAGAAGCTCGACATCGGCATTAAGCTCGGCAAGATAGAAGGTCCGGCCGAGAAAAAGGAGGGAGAGTCCTCGAAGAGGGCCGCCACTGGGACAACGGGAAACAGGAGAGGGAAAGACACGTCCGTCAACGCTGTCAACTCAGGGCACCAGGCTCCCCAGCAATATTCCATAAGCTACACGCCCGCACCACCGGCCACTCAAGCGTATGCCCCACCTTCGGTGCATTATCAACAACAACCCCCAACACAGCAAGCTTACTATTCCGCTCCGCCGGCTTCCTTTCCGTCGTCGGTCCCGCAGCAATACGCCCATAATTATGCCCCTGCTCCTCCTCCGATTCAACAAAGTAAGCCCCTCgcttcgagaactcctcagccgGTGCAACGGGCTCCAGTTCCGCAGGATCAACAGGGCATCGCAACACAAACGCGGCGTAAACAGTTCACACCTCTGCCAGCTCCGCTCTCCCACATATACCGGCAACTCCTCGCGGGTAACAAGATCCGATCGATAGCACCTAACCCTGATTTcgatccaaccatccaagatcagagTCGGCGCTGCGAGTACCATCAGGGCGCACCCGGTCACACCATTGACAATTGTTGGAAGCTACGGGAGAGGATCCAACAGATGATTGATGATAAGCAGCTCACGTTCAACGCTGTCAAACCCCCGAACGTGCAATCAAATCTTCTTCCCAATCACGGGTCAAGCTCGGGACCCAGCATTAACATGATCGGTATTTGCGCTATAGGGGAGTACGAGACCGGACAGGAGGAACCGGCCCCGTTTGTGATAGAATATGTTCCTGCAGAAACTGGTGTAGGGTACGCAGGGTTCGATGCCACGCCCGCCCCATTCGTGATAGAAGTCCCCGCACGAGAGCCATATCAAGACAGCAAGGTCccgtggacctacgaaggaagtgTTGGGAACCTCGAGCATCAATTTAGCGTCATGAGCGTGACGCGCTCGGGTCGAGTCTATGAAAATCCGAAGGCCAcaaacaaagggaaagccctgGCAATGCCCGAAGTCGCCCCGGAAGCCTCGTCCATTCCCCAGAAGAAGGTGACTAAAGAAAAAGCTGAGGCCTTCATGAAGATAATTAAGGCGagcgagtataaggtggtagagcaaatggccaagtcTCCGGCCCATATTTCGCTACTCGCCCTCCTCTTGGGTTCAGAGCCACATCGTGAAGCGCTTCTGAGGGTCCTGACAGCAGCGCAGATCCCCAAAGAGACGGCTCCGGAGAGGATTGAGGAGACTATCAGTTCGATCTTCTCCAACAACATTTCATTCTCAGATGATGAACTTCCCTCAGAAGGGTGGGCACACTCGCGGGCactacacatt atgaacgtggactttAACCGCATCCGTTCGAGTAAGACtgcggttcgagccttcgacggctcgcGGAGGGAAGTAAATGGAGAGATCGACCTGGTGATCGAGGTGGGTCCCTGCTCATTCGCTGTTACGTTCCAAGTCCTAGACATTCCGAATGCTTTCAgcttgttgctcgggagaccgtgGATCCATGCAGCTAGCGCCGTTCCTTCGTCCCTACACCAAATGATCAAATTCATCGCAGAAGATCGATTTATCACGGTCAAGGGTGAGGAGGACTACGCCATTTACAAGGAGACAGCTGTCCCCTACATCA